AAATATCCTCAGGAAGCATTTGGAGGTCATTGTGGGCTAGCTTGAGTGTTGTCAGTGACTGTAGCTTTTCAAACACACCTTCATCCAGCAAATGTATCTTGTTGTGCTGTAGATTCAGCTCCAAAAGCTTATCAGGGCCTACAAAATACTCAGCATTCAAGGTGACAAAGTGATTTTTAGACAGATCAAGCTTCCTGAGTTTCTTCAGAGGGCCTAATATTCCTTTAGGAAGAGAGCTGAGATTATTTTGACCGAGGCCTAAGTCAGTGAATTTTGGCATTTCTCCAAAAAGCACTGGTGGTAGACTAGTCAGTTGATTATTAAACAGGGTCAGTGTTTTAAGCTGAGGGAAGCCAATGAAAAAATCTGGCGGTAGACCAGTCAGGAGATTACTATCCAAATACAGCTTATTTAGTTTGATTTTATGTGGAAAGAGATTCTGTGAtaattctgttattttgtttctctgcaaCCCAATTTCCTTCAATTCTGTCAAATTCTGAAAAATCTCCTCAGGAACACTGGTCAGCTGATTCTCATAAAGCCGGAGAATCTGCAGTTTCTTTAGGTCTGAGAACCAGTCGGCAGATACAGCAGAGAGATTATTTTTAGCTAAATGGAGCAATTCAAGTTCCTCTAGACCATCAAAGGTCCCGTCTTCAATCGATTCAATCTCGTTGTCATGTAACTtgagatattttacttttttaaggcCGTCAAACAAGCCCTTCTCCAGACTATGGAGCTTGTTTAGCTTTAGTACAATAAACTCCAGGTTGCCGAGGTCTTTAAAGGCTCCCACTGGGATTGACGTTAATGGAGTGCTGGAGATCTCAATATGCTTGAGGTGTATCAAACCTTCAAAAGCTCCAGGCTCAATAGACGTCGTATTAGTGTTCATGAACTCCACCTTTTCAAGCTGGGGGTTTTCAACAAAGGCTTCTTTGGGGATTGTTTTGATCTGGCTGTCCACAAAGAAAACCTCTGTCACACCTGTTCTCAGGACGCGTGGGATTTCTGTCGTAGATGTACTAAAAACTTCCTGGTTGTCTTTGGGGCAGTCTGCCTCCCTTTCACATGGATTTCTTTGAGTCAGTGAAGACTCAatcaacaaagacagaaacaaaatgatgaTTTCTCCTCTTGACATGCTTATTCactataaaaagtaaaacaaattggATAATGAATAACTTCAAATTGAGTAGATTCA
This genomic window from Micropterus dolomieu isolate WLL.071019.BEF.003 ecotype Adirondacks linkage group LG05, ASM2129224v1, whole genome shotgun sequence contains:
- the LOC123971288 gene encoding carboxypeptidase N subunit 2, with the protein product MSRGEIIILFLSLLIESSLTQRNPCEREADCPKDNQEVFSTSTTEIPRVLRTGVTEVFFVDSQIKTIPKEAFVENPQLEKVEFMNTNTTSIEPGAFEGLIHLKHIEISSTPLTSIPVGAFKDLGNLEFIVLKLNKLHSLEKGLFDGLKKVKYLKLHDNEIESIEDGTFDGLEELELLHLAKNNLSAVSADWFSDLKKLQILRLYENQLTSVPEEIFQNLTELKEIGLQRNKITELSQNLFPHKIKLNKLYLDSNLLTGLPPDFFIGFPQLKTLTLFNNQLTSLPPVLFGEMPKFTDLGLGQNNLSSLPKGILGPLKKLRKLDLSKNHFVTLNAEYFVGPDKLLELNLQHNKIHLLDEGVFEKLQSLTTLKLAHNDLQMLPEDIFQPLTKLKKLYLNGNPWNCDCNLVHLYLWMKANSDKIASTVVCEYPEHLKDQEIQSLTMDQLICPTLPPTTTLLITTSTTTIPTTEPATTTLTTTTPLPTTPTTTFPLPTMPPTMTTLTTILPTTEPITTILTTTTPTTSLPTTTISTTTVSTTALATTTTTTPTTTALPTTTPTTTMSTAIDTTVMTTILTTAPTTTIITTAPTTTITTAPTTMTMTTTTAPTTTTMIITTAPTTTTMIITTAPTTTTMIITTAPTTTTMITTTAPTTTITTPTTTLTTTMPTTTTQTPPPQTTPVIQEPSPSFMYQYRNKVQRCKSQLMTYIALLVVEITCTLALAKFTLSLYRLLQGRERMHYTVKLTRFSYRREVLLKPLREAETHRH